TTGCAAAGGCAAATGGCTGTGAGAAGCTTGCTACCGGGCATTATGTGCAAGTTATTGATGGATTTATCACATGTGCAAAAGATCCTAGCAAGGATCAAAGCTACTTTTTAGCTCAAGTGCCAAAAGAGATATTAAAAGATGTTATTTTCCCGCTTGGGGATAAATTTAAAAAAGATATAAAAGAGCTTGCAAGAAGTGTAAAAGTGCTTGAAGAATTTGCTACGCAGGCAGAAAGTAGTGAAATTTGCTTTGTGGAAGATACTTATATCGAAGTTTTAAATAAGCATTACAATACAAATTTGCCAGGAAACGTAGTTGATAAAGACGGCAAAATAATCGGTCGCCACCAAGGTTATATGCACTATACTATCGGTAAGCGCCGTGGTTTTGAGGTTTTTGGTGCTCATGAGCCACATTTCGTTATAAAAATAAATGCCGATAAAAACGAGATCGTTGTAGGAACAAAAGATGACTTGGCTCAAAAAGTAGTTGAGCTTGAAAACGTAAATTTATTTATAGATAAAGATAAATTTGAGTGCGAAACCAAGATAAGATATAGAAGCCCTAAACTTGATGCTTTTGTTGAGGTTGATAAAGAGAATAAAACGGCAAAATTAACGCTAAATCAAAATGCACTTGGTGTGGCACAAGGCCAGCTTTGTGTTATGTATGATGGTGATAAGGTTATTGCAAGTGGATTTATAAAAGGCTAGCTTTAGCCTTTTATAAAAATTTATTGAGCTCTGTGCGATTTTTTATAAATTAAGCTAAAATTTATTGACAAAACATATCTTTTCGTCTATAATACGAGCTCTTTTCAAGTGTTCCGGATTAGCTCAGCGGTAGAGTAGGTGACTGTTAATCACTTGGTCGCTGGTTCGAACCCAGCATCCGGAGCCATTTATCTTCAAAAATTCTTTTAAAACCCAGATTTTAACGATGTTTTAAGAACTTTAAGTTTTCTTATTTTTTGTATTTTTCCCCTTTATTTCCCCTCAGTTTTATTTAATATTTTAAAATTTTCTATTTTGCTCTAATGTGTTTTTATGTATATTATTTTTTGTTTTTAAAGAGTTGTAGGCAAAAATATAAAATATTTTTACTCTAATTCGCTCTAAGCTACTCTAAAGAGCTATATTTTATAAAGAATTTCTAAAAATATCTCATTCTGTAATGAAAAAATACCTCAATTAGTATAATTAATAGTAAAAGCAAAAAGGATTTTTATGCTCGATAGTAATGAGTTTTTAAATACAGTACTACAAAGTCTAGAAAGACAGTTTCCATCTGTGCAAGCTCTAGATCGGAAGCAAACAGCCAAGGCGATTGGAATTGGGCTTTCAACATTAGACTTACGTATCAAAGATGGCAGGAATTTACCTAGATATATAAAAATAGGTGATGCTAAAAATTCAAGGATAGTTTTTCCCTTACTTTCAATAGCTGAGTTTTTAACAAATCAAAGGCAAAAGGTTTTATGATGAAGCAAAATAAGAGAAATAGACTCACTATAAGACTTGATGATAATGAATTTAATCAAGTGAATCTAAATGCTTCAATATCTGGGCTAAATAAGTCAACCTATATAAGACACGTTTTAATAAACGCTAAACCACCTATTCATAAATTTGATAAGGCAATGATAATTCAGGTGGCAAAAATAGGCAATAACATAAACCAAATTGCAAAGCATGTAAATATAGATAAAGTCATAGATGGTGTTGTTTTAAAACAAATAATTGATGTCAATAAAAAATTAGACGACTTAATGCTGCAAAAGCAAAATTTAGGAAGTTAAGCATGTTAGTAAAATTCTTTAAAACTAAAAACGGCGGTGGTGTTGCGGGTATCAACTATCTTTTAAATCATCGGGCAAAAGACAATACAGCGTTTGTTTTAAAAGGTAGCGAAGTGATTACTAGGCAGATAGTATCCAATATGACCAAAAAACAAAAACTTTGTATGGGTTGTTTGAGCTTTGAAGAGGCTGACATTGATTTGGATACCAAACAAAAGATTATAGATGAATTTGAAACACTGCTACTCGGAAGATACAAAGAGAGATTTAATATCCTTTGGGTTCAACATATCGATAAAGGTCGGCTTGAGTTAAATTTTGCCATACCAAAAGTTGATTTAGAAAGCGGAATGGCTTTTAATCCATATTATGACAAAAAAGATAGAGCTTTAATAGACGCTTGGCAAAACCTTACAAATTTCAAATTCAGCTTTAGCGATCCAAAAGATCCCGCAAAAGCCCATATGCTTCAAGGCTCAAGAAAAGAGATTGGTATCATTAAAGAATATATTGAGCTAGAAAAAATACTGACCGAAAAATTTATAAATCAAGAATTTACTTGTAGAGATGACATTTTAAAAGCTTTAAATGATAGCAGGATAGAGATAACTAGAATTAGCAAAGACTACATATCGGTCAAATTACCTGGCACTAAAAAAGCTAGAAGATTCAAGGGGGATATGTTTAGTGAAGAATTTAGAAATATTAAAAGCATGGAGCAACTCCGAAATAAAACTGAAGCGAGAGCAGCAGAATTTAGAGGTAGAGCAGATACGCAAACAAATGTTGGAGCTTCAAGACAAAGTTTTATATTTGCAAGACAGCTTGAAACAAAAGAACCAAGAGAATTTAGAATTGTTAAATTTAAACAAAGCTTGTCAAAACGAGATCAAGAGCTTGCAAGACTCAAAAGAGGACTTGACAAACAAATACAAGAGCGAAATAAATGGCTTGAAGTCCAGGTTAACAGAGTGCAGAAGCGATGCAAAATTTTTCGAAATCATATCATGGATATCGGTTATTGCATTAGTGCTAATTTCGATATACATATGGAGCCTATATTTACAAAAGCCCTAACTAATGCAAATAAATCAGCCAATGATGGTATAGATAAAACAAAATACAAATGGCGAGCAACAAATCATAAACACACTATTTTTAACGAAAGGATTTTTGATAATGACTCTACTAGAGCAAACATTATTGACACAATTAGAAGAAAAAGAGAAATGGGAGCAAGATATGGTAATGTTATTAGGACAACTATTGATGGAATTCGAGACATTAAAAGAGAAATTAGTCAGTATAGAGATAGAATCAACAAACAATATAAATTCCTTATATCAAGAGTTATCAAACTTGCAACTGCAGCTAACAAACTTGCAGAAAGAATCCGAGAATCAGACATTTTTTCAAGAGAATTACATGATGCAACTAGAGAATTTGAAGAAGTCGCTAGAAGGTATGCATTAAGTCATGCGCAAAAAGATGTTAAGATCGATGTAGATGTGCCAAAAAAGAGAGATATTGGTGGTATGGGGTTTGATTTTTGATTGGGAGATTAAATATAAATTTTATCTCCCAATATATCTTGCTAATATAAGTGCAATGATTAGTTCATCTATATATTTATGAATTTCACCTTTTGTAAGCCCCACTCTAACAATAATCAAGCGGATCAAAATCACTATACTCTTTTTCATAGTATATATCTTCAGCCCAGTAGTCAAAGCACTGAAGCTCTTTTAACGCTAGCCTTAGCTCCTTTCGCTCAAGATGCTCATATCTAAAGCTTATCACGCGTATTAGTATCTCTCTT
The sequence above is drawn from the Campylobacter concisus genome and encodes:
- a CDS encoding plasmid mobilization protein, whose product is MKQNKRNRLTIRLDDNEFNQVNLNASISGLNKSTYIRHVLINAKPPIHKFDKAMIIQVAKIGNNINQIAKHVNIDKVIDGVVLKQIIDVNKKLDDLMLQKQNLGS
- a CDS encoding relaxase/mobilization nuclease domain-containing protein — protein: MLVKFFKTKNGGGVAGINYLLNHRAKDNTAFVLKGSEVITRQIVSNMTKKQKLCMGCLSFEEADIDLDTKQKIIDEFETLLLGRYKERFNILWVQHIDKGRLELNFAIPKVDLESGMAFNPYYDKKDRALIDAWQNLTNFKFSFSDPKDPAKAHMLQGSRKEIGIIKEYIELEKILTEKFINQEFTCRDDILKALNDSRIEITRISKDYISVKLPGTKKARRFKGDMFSEEFRNIKSMEQLRNKTEARAAEFRGRADTQTNVGASRQSFIFARQLETKEPREFRIVKFKQSLSKRDQELARLKRGLDKQIQERNKWLEVQVNRVQKRCKIFRNHIMDIGYCISANFDIHMEPIFTKALTNANKSANDGIDKTKYKWRATNHKHTIFNERIFDNDSTRANIIDTIRRKREMGARYGNVIRTTIDGIRDIKREISQYRDRINKQYKFLISRVIKLATAANKLAERIRESDIFSRELHDATREFEEVARRYALSHAQKDVKIDVDVPKKRDIGGMGFDF
- the mnmA gene encoding tRNA 2-thiouridine(34) synthase MnmA; translation: MKIMVAMSGGVDSTMTAKFLQEAGHEVQGCYMMLHQKPGYHEENIRKVKKVGEYLGIKVHILDLQDKFNEFVYDPFVKLYKEGKTPNPCALCNKFIKLGALLDFAKANGCEKLATGHYVQVIDGFITCAKDPSKDQSYFLAQVPKEILKDVIFPLGDKFKKDIKELARSVKVLEEFATQAESSEICFVEDTYIEVLNKHYNTNLPGNVVDKDGKIIGRHQGYMHYTIGKRRGFEVFGAHEPHFVIKINADKNEIVVGTKDDLAQKVVELENVNLFIDKDKFECETKIRYRSPKLDAFVEVDKENKTAKLTLNQNALGVAQGQLCVMYDGDKVIASGFIKG
- a CDS encoding helix-turn-helix transcriptional regulator, with the translated sequence MLDSNEFLNTVLQSLERQFPSVQALDRKQTAKAIGIGLSTLDLRIKDGRNLPRYIKIGDAKNSRIVFPLLSIAEFLTNQRQKVL